In the genome of SAR324 cluster bacterium, one region contains:
- a CDS encoding DUF72 domain-containing protein yields the protein MHYFLGCPEWSRPEWKGSLLPTRTRPADFLLGYARVFNTVEGNTTFYALPRPDVVERWKESTPPDFRFCFKFPRSISHDRKLENTTELTREFFQRIAPLEERIGPIQLQLSADFGRNRWPQLQQFLLQLPSDFRYAVEVRNLAYFDELETEQELDTFLRQHRMARVLFDTHKLMASQQNDSATIEAKRRKPKVPVRFTATNELPLLRFVGDPQNDVNYPVLRDWAQRVANWMRQGFTPFIFLHTPDDILAPQLARDFHGFLQEQLPELPPLPDFAGEVLQPGEQLSLF from the coding sequence GCCCTGAATGGAAGGGCAGCCTGCTTCCAACACGAACCCGACCTGCAGATTTTCTATTGGGCTACGCTCGGGTCTTCAACACGGTGGAGGGCAACACCACCTTCTACGCATTGCCTCGCCCAGATGTCGTTGAGCGTTGGAAAGAGTCAACCCCACCCGACTTCCGCTTCTGCTTCAAGTTTCCCCGTAGCATCAGTCACGACCGCAAATTGGAAAATACAACCGAATTGACAAGGGAATTCTTCCAGCGGATTGCTCCCCTGGAGGAACGAATTGGCCCGATTCAACTGCAACTTTCTGCAGATTTTGGCCGCAACCGTTGGCCACAGCTTCAACAATTCCTGCTCCAATTGCCTTCAGACTTTCGCTACGCTGTGGAGGTGCGCAACCTAGCTTACTTCGATGAGCTGGAAACAGAGCAAGAGTTGGATACGTTTTTGCGCCAACACCGGATGGCTCGGGTGCTCTTTGACACCCACAAGCTGATGGCTTCTCAGCAAAACGACTCCGCTACTATCGAGGCAAAGCGCCGCAAGCCCAAGGTGCCCGTGCGCTTCACAGCAACGAATGAGCTGCCGCTGCTGCGCTTTGTCGGGGATCCCCAAAATGATGTCAATTATCCAGTTTTACGGGATTGGGCCCAGAGAGTAGCCAATTGGATGCGCCAAGGTTTCACCCCCTTCATTTTTCTGCACACCCCAGATGACATACTTGCTCCTCAACTTGCGCGAGATTTCCATGGCTTTCTGCAGGAACAGCTTCCGGAGTTACCGCCTCTACCCGATTTTGCTGGGGAAGTCCTTCAACCTGGTGAGCAACTGAGCTTGTTCTGA